Part of the Janibacter alkaliphilus genome is shown below.
CGCCATCGCGCTGCGCGCCGGCGGCGCCAGCGACATGGAGTCCTTCTTCGAGGCGGCCGGCTCCGACTTCACCGAGCAGGAGCTCATCGACGCGGCGCTCTACCTGCCCTGGTTGGGTCAGCCCGGCACCCGCTACAGCTACTCCAACGCCGGCGACGTCACCCTCGGCATGATGCTCCAGGAGCAGACCGGGCAGAGCGTCGGGCGGCTGCTGGAGCGGCGCGTCTTCCGGCCGGCCGGGATGACCCGCACCGAGTACTCGACCGACGCACGGGTGCCCGGCGCCTTCCTCGTCGGCTCCACGGACACGACCGAGGGCAACTTCACCGAGCGCGGGCTGAGCCCGACGATGTTCGCCGCGTCCGGCGCGGTGACCTCCAGCACCCGTGACCTCAACCGCTTCAGCGAGGCGCTGGTCACCGGCCGCCTGCTCGACCCCGCGCTCGTCGAGCAGATGACCGACACCACCGGCTTCGGCTACGGCCTGGGCATCTACCGGATCCCGGACCCGTGCGCGCCCGAGGGCTCCGACGAGACCCTCGTCGGCCACGACGGTGCGTCCTTCGGCACGCTGAGCATGATGTTCACCTCCGAGGACGGCAGCCGGCAGATCAGCGTCGCGGTCACCCGGCGCAGCTTCTCCGTGCCGCAGACGCGCGAGCAGGCGCTGAAGATGCAGCAGGCGGCCGCCGAGCTCATGGCCACCGCCTGCTGAGAGTCGACGCTCCGCGCGTCGAGGCCGACGCGAGGGCGGGTGTGGTCGGGCCGGCTCAGCCGGCCTCGTCCAGCCGGCCGAGCTGGTCCGCGGTCAGCTCGGCGCGGGCCGCGTCCAGCGCGGAGGCGAGCTGCTCGCCGCGGCTGGCGCCGATGATCGGGCGCCAGCCGCGGGCGAGCATCCAGGCGAGCACCACCTGACCGGCGTCCAGCCCGGTCTCGGCCGCGACCACGTCGAGCACGGCGAGGCGCGCGGTGGTCGCCGGATGGTCGTAGGCCCGGGGGAAGGGGCGCTCCTGGCGTCGGGTGTAGGCGCCCAGCACGAGCGGGGAGTAGACCCACAGCTCGGTCCCAGGACGGGCGTCGAGGTAGCTGAGGGTGTCTGCGGTGACCCAGCCGTAGGGGTTGTCCTTGCCCTCCACCGGGGTGTCCGGCCGCGGCGAGACGTAGGAGGTCGTCAGCTGGATCGCATCGACCGCCGGCAGCCCGTCGGCGGCCGCGGCCTGCCGCGCCTGCTCGACCTGCCAGGCCGGGAAGTTCGACAGCCCGACCCGGCGGGTCAGCCCCTCGGCCGCGACCGCCCCGAAGGTGCGCCCGACCTCGTCGGCGGGAGTGGCGGGGTCCGGGATGTGCGCCCAGTAGAGGTCGAGATGGTCGGTGCCCAGCCGCTCCAGCGAGCGGCCCAGCTCGCGCCGGACCACCTCGGCGGACAGGCCCTCGGTGCCGG
Proteins encoded:
- a CDS encoding aldo/keto reductase, encoding MAISDLVLGTMYFGTRTDEPAAHALLDQFVEAGGRTIDTANCYSFWVSDTGHGGQSEPVIGSWLRARGARNDVEIATKVGAEPVSPFTPEHGITGTEGLSAEVVRRELGRSLERLGTDHLDLYWAHIPDPATPADEVGRTFGAVAAEGLTRRVGLSNFPAWQVEQARQAAAADGLPAVDAIQLTTSYVSPRPDTPVEGKDNPYGWVTADTLSYLDARPGTELWVYSPLVLGAYTRRQERPFPRAYDHPATTARLAVLDVVAAETGLDAGQVVLAWMLARGWRPIIGASRGEQLASALDAARAELTADQLGRLDEAG